The proteins below come from a single Ailuropoda melanoleuca isolate Jingjing chromosome 1, ASM200744v2, whole genome shotgun sequence genomic window:
- the LOC105236761 gene encoding zinc finger BED domain-containing protein 2, which produces MRREEEEEEEEERTKMKAKGDLEMKEEEVVSEKGELVGPFASAMPTPTPHNKGTRFSEVWEYFHLAPVRAGHHPNQYATCRLCGRQVSRGPGVNVGTTALWKHLKSMHREELEKTGHGQVGQRKDPRPQGPQLPMGIEGDWARLLEQVGALALWASQREKEVLRRERAVEWRERAVERRERALEEVERAILEMKWKVRAEKEACQREQEQPAVAHPFHFV; this is translated from the coding sequence ACCTAgagatgaaggaggaagaggtaGTCAGTGAGAAGGGAGAACTGGTTGGCCCTTTCGCGAGTGCCATGCCCACCCCTACGCCGCACAACAAGGGGACCCGGTTTTCTGAGGTATGGGAGTATTTCCACCTGGCGCCTGTTCGTGCTGGCCACCACCCCAACCAATATGCCACGTGCCGCCTGTGTGGCAGGCAGGTGAGCCGTGGCCCCGGGGTTAACGTGGGCACCACAGCCTTGTGGAAACATCTGAAGAGCATGCATagagaggagctggagaagaCCGGCCACGGTCAGGTGGGGCAGCGCAAAGACCCGaggccccaggggccccagctccCTATGGGTATCGAGGGTGACTGGGCCCGGCTCCTGGAGCAGGTAGGGGCCCTGGCTTTGTGGGCCAGCCAAAGGGAAAAGGAGGTGCTTaggagggagagggcagtggaATGGCGGGAGAGGGCAGTGGAAAGGCGAGAGCGAGCCCTGGAGGAGGTAGAGAGGGCCATCCTGGAGATGAAGTGGAAGGTGAGGGCTGAGAAGGAAGCCTgtcagagggagcaggagcagccTGCCGTGGCTCATCCCTTCCATTTTGTGTAA